One genomic region from Ochotona princeps isolate mOchPri1 chromosome 5, mOchPri1.hap1, whole genome shotgun sequence encodes:
- the ERFE gene encoding erythroferrone — MAAARRSPGTRLLLVYVGLLAAVAAAGLASPDSGAPADSRALEEPPPGNEMPVGRAHDGAGPPARVPAPTAARARSIDPRDAWMLFLRQNEKGVNGRKASRGGAKKPKLGQPGPIISADTLLKAFQLLLRGVVQQRERVDPEPCTRSPSPAPSTAREEEAEAAAEDVLALLAAPLATGPRVEAAFHGRLRRDASVERRALHELGVYSLPDAEGSFRRGSGLNLTSGQYTAPLAGFYVLGATLHVALAQPPRRGSPRPRDHLRLLICIQSRCQSNAALEAVVGLESSGELFTVSVNGILYLKTGQYTSVFLDNASGSSLTVRSGSYFSAVLLGV; from the exons ATGGCCGCAGCCCGTCGCTCGCCCGGGACCCGCCTGCTGTTGGTCTACGTGGGACTGCTGGCCGCCGTCGCCGCAGCGGGCCTCGCGTCCCCGGATTCTGGCGCACCTGCAGACAGCCGCGCCCTGGAGGAGCCGCCGCCAGGGAACGAGATGCCCGTGGGCCGCGCCCACGACGGTGCAGGGCCGCCCGCCCGCGTCCCG GCGCCCACCGCGGCTAGA GCTCGCAGCATCGACCCCCGGGATGCCTGGATGCTGTTCCTGAGGCAAAATGAGAAGGGCGTTAATGGCAGGAAGGCGAGCAGGGGCGGGGCCAAGAAACCGAAG CTTGGCCAGCCAGGGCCCATCATCTCTGCAGACACCCTGCTGAAGGCgttccagctgctgctgagaG GCGTTGTGCAGCAGCGTGAGCGTGTGGACCCTGAGCCTTGCACACGAAGCCCCAGCCCGGCCCCGAGCACCgccagggaggaggaggcggaggcggCGGCAGAGGACGTGCTGGCGCTGCTGGCCGCGCCCCTGGCCACAGGTCCGCGCGTGGAAGCCGCCTTCCACGGCCGCCTGCGCCGGGACGCTTCGGTGGAGCGGCGCGCGCTGCACGAGCTGGGCGTCTACTCCCTG CCCGACGCCGAGGGCTCCTTCCGCCGCGGCTCCGGCCTCAACTTGACCAGCGGCCAGTACACGGCACCCCTGGCTGGCTTCTACGTGCTCGGCGCCACGCTGCACGTGG CGCTGGCCCAGCCTCCGAGGCGGGGGTCGCCACGGCCCCGGGACCACCTGCGCCTCCTCATCTGCATTCAGTCCCGCTGTCAGAGCAACGC AGCACTGGAAGCTGTTGTGGGTTTAGAGAGCAGCGGTGAGCTCTTCACTGTCTCGGTCAATGGCATCCTCTATCTAAAG ACAGGCCAGTACACCTCCGTGTTCCTGGACAACGCCAGCGGCTCCTCTCTCACGGTGCGCAGCGGCTCCTATTTCAGTGCTGTCCTTCTGGGTGTGTGA
- the ILKAP gene encoding integrin-linked kinase-associated serine/threonine phosphatase 2C isoform X1 — MDLFGDLPEPERSPRPAAGKDSQKGPVLFDDLPRASADSGPGGPLLFDDLPPAGSSDSGSLAVSTASTMCVPPAGESGGKGAKRKATEEENGSEELVEKKVCKASSVIFGLKGYVAERKGEREEMQDAHVILNDITEECRPPASLITRVSYFAVFDGHGGIRASKFAAQNLHQNLIRKFPKGQGISVEKTVKRCLLDTFKHTDEEFLRQASSQKPAWKDGSTATCVLAVDNIVYIANLGDSRAILCRYNEETQKHAALSLSKEHNPTQYEERMRIQKAGGNVRDGRVLGVLEVSRSIGDGQYKRCGVTSVPDIRRCQLTPNDRFILLACDGLFKVFTPEEAVNFILSCLEDDKLQSREGRPAVDVRYEAACNRLASKAVQRGSADNVTVLLVRIGP, encoded by the exons GGAAGGACTCCCAGAAGGGACCCGTCCTCTTCGATGACCTGCCTCGGGCCAGTGCTGACTCAG GGCCAGGGGGACCTTTGCTCTTTGATGACCTCCCGCCTGCTGGCAGCAGCGATTCAG GGTCCCTGGCCGTGTCCACTGCGTCCACCATGTGCGTGCCCCCGGCTGGGGAGAGCGGCGGGAAGGGAGCCAAGCGCAAGGCCACCGAGGAGGAGAACGGCAGTGAGGAGCTGGTGGAAAAGAAAGTTTGTAAAG CCTCTTCGGTGATCTTCGGTCTGAAAGGCTACGTGGCCGAGCGGAAGGGTGAGCGGGAAGAGATGCAAGACGCCCACGTCATCCTGAATGACATCACCGAGGAGTGTCGGCCTCCGGCCTCGCTCAT CACCCGGGTTTCatattttgctgtttttgatGGACACGGAGGAATTCGAGCCTCAAAATTTGCTGCACAGAATTTGCATCAAAACCTGATCAGGAAATTCCCTAAAG GACAAGGGATCAGTGTGGAGAAGACCGTGAAGAGGTGCCTCCTGGACACGTTCAAGCACACTGACGAGGAGTTCCTGAGACAAGCCTCGAGCCA GAAGCCTGCCTGGAAAGATGGGTCCACTGCCACGTGTGTCCTCGCGGTGGACAACATTGTCTATATCGCCAACCTCGGAGACAGTCGG gccatccTGTGCCGCTACAACGAGGAGACTCAGAAGCACGCCGCACTAAGCCTCAGCAAGGAGCACAACCCAACCCAGTACGAGGAGCGGATGAGAATACAGAAGGCCGGAGGGAACGTCAG GGACGGGCGAGTCTTGGGCGTGTTGGAGGTATCCCGTTCCATCGGAGACGGACAGTACAAGCGCTGTGGGGTCACGTCCGTGCCAGATATCAGACGCTGCCAGCTTACTCCCAACGACAG GTTCATCTTGCTGGCCTGTGACGGGCTCTTCAAGGTCTTCACCCCAGAAGAGGCCGTGAACTTCATTCTGTCCTGCCTTGAG GACGACAAACTGCAGAGCCGTGAAGGAAGGCCAGCCGTGGACGTCCGCTACGAGGCCGCGTGCAACCGGCTGGCCAGCAAGGCAGTGCAGCGGGGCTCGGCGGACAACGTCACGGTGCTGCTGGTGCGGATCGGGCCCTGA
- the ILKAP gene encoding integrin-linked kinase-associated serine/threonine phosphatase 2C isoform X2, translated as MCVPPAGESGGKGAKRKATEEENGSEELVEKKVCKASSVIFGLKGYVAERKGEREEMQDAHVILNDITEECRPPASLITRVSYFAVFDGHGGIRASKFAAQNLHQNLIRKFPKGQGISVEKTVKRCLLDTFKHTDEEFLRQASSQKPAWKDGSTATCVLAVDNIVYIANLGDSRAILCRYNEETQKHAALSLSKEHNPTQYEERMRIQKAGGNVRDGRVLGVLEVSRSIGDGQYKRCGVTSVPDIRRCQLTPNDRFILLACDGLFKVFTPEEAVNFILSCLEDDKLQSREGRPAVDVRYEAACNRLASKAVQRGSADNVTVLLVRIGP; from the exons ATGTGCGTGCCCCCGGCTGGGGAGAGCGGCGGGAAGGGAGCCAAGCGCAAGGCCACCGAGGAGGAGAACGGCAGTGAGGAGCTGGTGGAAAAGAAAGTTTGTAAAG CCTCTTCGGTGATCTTCGGTCTGAAAGGCTACGTGGCCGAGCGGAAGGGTGAGCGGGAAGAGATGCAAGACGCCCACGTCATCCTGAATGACATCACCGAGGAGTGTCGGCCTCCGGCCTCGCTCAT CACCCGGGTTTCatattttgctgtttttgatGGACACGGAGGAATTCGAGCCTCAAAATTTGCTGCACAGAATTTGCATCAAAACCTGATCAGGAAATTCCCTAAAG GACAAGGGATCAGTGTGGAGAAGACCGTGAAGAGGTGCCTCCTGGACACGTTCAAGCACACTGACGAGGAGTTCCTGAGACAAGCCTCGAGCCA GAAGCCTGCCTGGAAAGATGGGTCCACTGCCACGTGTGTCCTCGCGGTGGACAACATTGTCTATATCGCCAACCTCGGAGACAGTCGG gccatccTGTGCCGCTACAACGAGGAGACTCAGAAGCACGCCGCACTAAGCCTCAGCAAGGAGCACAACCCAACCCAGTACGAGGAGCGGATGAGAATACAGAAGGCCGGAGGGAACGTCAG GGACGGGCGAGTCTTGGGCGTGTTGGAGGTATCCCGTTCCATCGGAGACGGACAGTACAAGCGCTGTGGGGTCACGTCCGTGCCAGATATCAGACGCTGCCAGCTTACTCCCAACGACAG GTTCATCTTGCTGGCCTGTGACGGGCTCTTCAAGGTCTTCACCCCAGAAGAGGCCGTGAACTTCATTCTGTCCTGCCTTGAG GACGACAAACTGCAGAGCCGTGAAGGAAGGCCAGCCGTGGACGTCCGCTACGAGGCCGCGTGCAACCGGCTGGCCAGCAAGGCAGTGCAGCGGGGCTCGGCGGACAACGTCACGGTGCTGCTGGTGCGGATCGGGCCCTGA